GTACTCGCCCAACAACTGAATCAGTTCTGAACTGGCGTCCGCCGTTCTATCTTTCCTCATGGCTCACCACTCAATGCTCGGCGCTTAGTCTTACGCATCGCGCTAGTTGCTGACGCAGGCCGGATAGTTTTCGATAAATGCTTTGCACCGAGCGCCGCAATTCTTCCGCGAGTTGGGCGACTTTGAGTCCGTGACTATAAGTCTGAAGGATTAATCTCCGATCCTGTTCGACAAGCTTGTCCAGGCAACCGCGCAGCGCGTGCTGATAGTCTTGAACAAGTTCCGGCGTTTCCGAGATCTCTAGGGCAATCGTTGTTAGTAGATCTGGGTTCAGAATCAGACGATCGCGCGCCTTTTGACGGCGATACATGAGCACTTCGTATCGGGCGACCACATAGGCCCACTTGATGAAGCCTGCCTCCTCCTCTAACTCCGCGAATTTCGTCCAAAGGACAATGCTCGTGTTCTGCATCACCTCATCGACGTCGTCTCGATCCGGCAACAATTGATGCAAGTAGAAACGAAGCTGGCGTTCGTGTTCCATGAAT
The nucleotide sequence above comes from Blastopirellula sp. J2-11. Encoded proteins:
- a CDS encoding sigma-70 family RNA polymerase sigma factor, translated to MPSKSRKLAETVGDENQDDASRFLQLFMEHERQLRFYLHQLLPDRDDVDEVMQNTSIVLWTKFAELEEEAGFIKWAYVVARYEVLMYRRQKARDRLILNPDLLTTIALEISETPELVQDYQHALRGCLDKLVEQDRRLILQTYSHGLKVAQLAEELRRSVQSIYRKLSGLRQQLARCVRLSAEH